A stretch of DNA from Bacteroidales bacterium:
GTATGATTTCTCCATCCAGGCTGAATATCCCTATTTTTTTAATAAGCTTCAAGGTGTTTGAGATTGGGCTTCCAGTTTGTAAAGTGCAAGGGCAATTTCGGCGTTGTTCCAGTAGCCGTGCTCACGCACAACCTTTTGATTGATGAACCTCAGGGTGATGTGCAGTGGTATTTTGAATTCTTCACCGGTTGCTTTCAAAGTTCCCTTCCATAATCCCCAGTAGTTAACCCAGGTTTCGCCTTCATCGGTGATCACCATTTCGTAAAAACTTTCTTTATCTATTAAACGAATGGACGAGAAGAGTTCATGGTCTTGCTTATGTTCTTCAATTGCAGCATCAATCGAGATTCCTTTTTTCTCAGGTACATTGTTCTGGATTTTTGCTGTGTCGGCATAATGCGACTTCATTGCATCCCAATCCGCATCAACGTAAGCTTTAAGGATTGACTTGGTGACTTCGATTTCAGGGGAAGCTGAGAAATAGCGCACCGGTTGATTTGTATTGCATGCCGTAAAAAGTACAACTGCAAAAAGTAAATAGATGACTTTTTTCATAAGAATCTATGTTATTTGTTTGTAAACGAATTGATAAAAAAAAGTACTTATTTCGTTGGTGGATTATGACTCAGGTCTGTATCAAGTTTTAACAGATATGACCATGATTCTTTAATTGACTCGCGGAATTCGGACTGGAGCTGATCTCTTTTTTCTTTTCCGTTAGCTTTTTCATAGATGTCCCACACATTGTCCCTGTCCACATCCAATGCGGCAAAGTTGGCGAAAGGAGTGGCTACAAAGAAATCAGCAGCATCTTTACTGCCACCCATAAGGCTGTACCAGTATCCGCGTGATGATCCTTCGGCCTGTTTTGTAGCATCCGACACCTGTTTAACGATTTCTCTGAATTTCGTTCCATTGTTTACCTGCCATGAGGTTACCCACAACACCTGGTCGGGATTGGGATACGCTTTACTGAATTCCGGCATGAACCTGGCAAAATTGCTTTCGGAGGTTTCGATGTGCGGATAGATCAATTCACGGCTTAAATCACGACAGTTTTTCCCGTCATCATCGGTTTCATCCATTTCGGCCCAGTTGGCCATTCTCGAAGTTAAAATGTACACATTCCCTTCGCCATTTATTCTTTGCCACATATTCCAGGTCCATTCGCCCTTGTTCTCAATGTAGCAAGCTTTCCATGCTTTTACGCCTTCGCGGAACTGGAGGTCATGGCCACGTT
This window harbors:
- a CDS encoding nuclear transport factor 2 family protein, whose translation is MKKVIYLLFAVVLFTACNTNQPVRYFSASPEIEVTKSILKAYVDADWDAMKSHYADTAKIQNNVPEKKGISIDAAIEEHKQDHELFSSIRLIDKESFYEMVITDEGETWVNYWGLWKGTLKATGEEFKIPLHITLRFINQKVVREHGYWNNAEIALALYKLEAQSQTP